In Rhodococcus sp. OK302, one genomic interval encodes:
- a CDS encoding TIGR03086 family metal-binding protein, which yields MTAPDQIDPRPIYRGATDWVTTLLRAVREDQHALPTPCDEFDVLALASHLVGTGGRIIAIAELGSPDSVPAISPDHDEDTYARLAERAQQTWADDALLDKPIAGPWGESTGRFALWAYANEALVHGWDLAVAIGQPSEADSALVEPTAAVFRQFLPAAARVPGVPFSAVVEPRAEAGPTERLANWSGRSSRDWV from the coding sequence ATGACTGCTCCCGATCAGATCGACCCGCGTCCTATCTACCGCGGCGCCACGGACTGGGTGACAACCTTGCTCCGCGCTGTCCGCGAAGATCAACACGCCTTGCCCACTCCGTGCGACGAGTTCGACGTGCTCGCACTGGCGTCGCACCTCGTCGGGACCGGTGGTCGAATCATCGCCATCGCAGAGTTGGGAAGCCCCGATTCCGTACCGGCGATTTCGCCTGACCATGACGAAGATACGTATGCACGACTCGCCGAACGTGCCCAGCAGACATGGGCCGACGACGCGCTCCTCGACAAACCGATCGCTGGACCGTGGGGCGAGTCGACGGGCCGCTTCGCGCTGTGGGCCTATGCCAATGAAGCGTTGGTGCACGGCTGGGACCTTGCAGTAGCGATCGGGCAGCCATCGGAGGCCGACTCGGCGCTCGTCGAGCCGACAGCGGCAGTGTTCCGGCAATTCCTTCCCGCTGCCGCTCGTGTGCCCGGGGTGCCTTTCTCCGCGGTGGTGGAGCCTCGCGCCGAGGCCGGCCCTACGGAACGTCTCGCCAATTGGTCGGGACGATCCTCGCGCGACTGGGTCTGA
- a CDS encoding helix-turn-helix transcriptional regulator translates to MRADRLLSILMLLQHRGRLTAAEIATELEVSKRTVLRDIEALSTSGVPVYTDRGRGGGISLIPGYRTDLTGLTLEETKALLSSGTGRIASPNFASAMRKVAAALPERHRAEASRASQRILIRPDGFAWPSPPEPHLVELQRAVIEGLRVRVLYNSRNADAHERILDPIGLVYAGAHWYLLAERDGTERTYRVSRIEELTVLTEPATRASEVDLESAFLVHWNSFRSSLPKVIVACMIRDDAWETLSGKSLRILEHEVEPDGWSRAELEFAEESSAIRALWAVGPGVIALAPQPIRDELATRAAETAAGYIGSACAPFW, encoded by the coding sequence ATGCGCGCCGATCGACTGCTCTCCATCCTCATGCTGCTGCAACATCGCGGCAGACTGACCGCCGCGGAGATCGCGACGGAGTTGGAAGTGTCCAAGCGAACCGTTCTCCGCGATATCGAAGCCCTGTCCACCTCTGGCGTCCCCGTCTACACCGATCGTGGACGCGGCGGCGGCATCAGCTTGATTCCCGGGTATCGCACCGACCTCACCGGCCTCACCCTCGAAGAAACCAAAGCTCTTCTCTCCTCCGGCACGGGCCGCATAGCGTCCCCGAATTTCGCGAGCGCTATGCGCAAGGTCGCCGCGGCTCTGCCGGAGCGGCACCGCGCCGAAGCCAGTCGGGCTTCTCAACGAATACTGATTCGCCCCGACGGATTTGCCTGGCCGAGTCCGCCCGAGCCGCACCTTGTCGAGCTTCAGCGAGCGGTGATCGAAGGACTACGAGTGCGTGTGTTGTACAACAGCCGAAATGCTGACGCACACGAGCGAATCCTCGACCCCATCGGCCTCGTCTACGCAGGTGCCCACTGGTATCTGTTAGCCGAGCGCGACGGCACGGAGAGAACGTACCGAGTCTCCCGCATCGAGGAGCTGACCGTTCTCACAGAACCTGCCACCCGCGCCTCGGAAGTTGATCTGGAATCAGCATTCCTGGTGCATTGGAACTCCTTTCGGAGTTCCCTGCCCAAGGTGATCGTTGCCTGCATGATCCGCGACGACGCCTGGGAAACGTTATCCGGCAAGTCACTTCGCATCCTCGAGCACGAGGTCGAGCCCGACGGTTGGTCCAGAGCGGAGTTGGAGTTCGCAGAAGAGTCCAGCGCAATCCGCGCCCTGTGGGCCGTCGGACCGGGCGTCATCGCCCTCGCACCACAGCCGATCCGGGACGAACTCGCCACGCGGGCTGCAGAAACCGCTGCCGGCTACATAGGCTCCGCCTGTGCGCCTTTTTGGTAG